In one window of Frigoriglobus tundricola DNA:
- the tnpB gene encoding IS66 family insertion sequence element accessory protein TnpB (TnpB, as the term is used for proteins encoded by IS66 family insertion elements, is considered an accessory protein, since TnpC, encoded by a neighboring gene, is a DDE family transposase.) produces MLSIPPTTQLWYGGAVDLRLGFDGLYRHVQSTLQADPLSGHLFIFTNRSANRLKALYWTRHGLCLWCQRLERGRYHFPTPTDRKLELTATEFAMILDGIDYSSAKRFTRYCRPKASESDLRTRTS; encoded by the coding sequence GTGCTGAGCATTCCACCCACCACCCAGCTCTGGTACGGCGGGGCCGTCGATCTGCGCCTCGGGTTCGACGGCCTGTACCGCCACGTCCAATCCACGCTTCAGGCCGATCCCTTGAGCGGGCATCTGTTCATTTTCACCAATCGCTCGGCCAACCGGCTCAAGGCCCTGTACTGGACCCGCCACGGGCTCTGCTTGTGGTGCCAGCGACTCGAGCGCGGGCGGTACCACTTCCCCACCCCGACCGACCGCAAACTCGAACTCACCGCCACCGAGTTCGCCATGATCCTCGACGGCATCGACTACTCGTCGGCCAAACGTTTCACCCGTTATTGTCGCCCGAAAGCGTCCGAATCCGACTTGCGCACCCGCACGTCCTGA
- the tnpC gene encoding IS66 family transposase has protein sequence MDSDAPLPTDVLTLQGMVRALQAENADLRTQLQRQAEQFQRTIDDLRAEVAALKAKLDRATTHRFGRRSERTPKPPKVPGDGPAKRRHDHGRSPLPAHLERRDTVLDLTPDERRCSGCGGDRVCIGQTQTEQLDCDPTPYFVRRTIRKTYACQQCPPTVRAEDRIRTATPSTVGPIDKGLCGPGLLAEVLVGKFLDHLPLHRQVARIGRAGVTVSESTLGDWVKQSAVLLTSLYQLMLERVRTCPVLWSDDTRSRFAQPGERTMPHGHFWVGIGDPTAPYTAFHFTTGYDAASGPDQFLGGFRGHVHADCLAQYNGLFAAGAKHVACWSHARRKFLGAGDPGAKAVERINRLYHIEHTLPAPDSPEHIVARRATRQARALPILNDLKAWLDAALGTALPKSALGAAIRYVANHWAAFVRYTEDGRLSIDNNLSERTLRLIAVGRSNWKFVGSAKAGAHAAVHFSVVGTCRHLGLDATAYLREVLPALHALGEKPTADQLAPLLPDVWAKRQQSRLLVA, from the coding sequence ATGGACTCCGACGCCCCGCTGCCGACCGACGTGCTGACCCTCCAAGGGATGGTGCGTGCCCTCCAGGCCGAAAACGCCGACCTCCGCACGCAGCTCCAACGCCAGGCCGAGCAGTTCCAACGGACCATCGACGACCTGCGTGCCGAGGTCGCGGCCTTGAAGGCGAAGTTGGACCGGGCCACGACGCACCGGTTCGGCCGGCGGTCCGAACGCACACCGAAGCCACCGAAGGTCCCCGGCGACGGACCCGCGAAGCGGCGCCACGACCACGGCCGTTCGCCACTCCCGGCGCACCTCGAACGCCGCGACACGGTCCTCGATCTGACCCCCGACGAGCGCCGCTGCTCGGGCTGTGGTGGCGACCGCGTGTGCATCGGCCAGACCCAGACCGAGCAACTCGATTGCGACCCGACCCCGTACTTCGTGCGGCGCACGATCCGCAAGACGTACGCGTGCCAACAGTGCCCCCCGACGGTCCGGGCCGAGGACCGGATCCGGACCGCCACGCCGAGTACCGTCGGACCGATCGACAAGGGACTGTGTGGTCCGGGCTTGTTGGCCGAGGTTCTCGTCGGGAAGTTCCTCGACCACCTGCCGCTGCACCGCCAAGTCGCCCGGATCGGGCGCGCGGGGGTGACGGTGTCCGAGAGTACCTTGGGCGATTGGGTGAAACAGTCCGCGGTGTTACTGACGTCGCTGTACCAGTTGATGCTCGAGCGGGTGCGCACGTGTCCGGTCCTCTGGTCCGATGACACCCGCTCGCGGTTCGCCCAGCCCGGTGAGCGAACGATGCCGCACGGCCACTTCTGGGTGGGGATCGGAGATCCGACGGCCCCGTACACGGCGTTCCACTTCACGACCGGTTACGACGCCGCGAGCGGACCGGACCAGTTCTTAGGCGGCTTCCGGGGCCACGTGCATGCCGATTGCCTCGCACAGTACAACGGCCTGTTCGCCGCCGGAGCCAAGCACGTCGCCTGTTGGTCCCACGCGCGCCGCAAGTTCCTCGGCGCCGGGGACCCCGGGGCCAAGGCGGTCGAACGCATCAACCGGTTGTACCACATCGAGCACACGCTTCCGGCGCCGGACTCACCGGAGCACATCGTCGCCCGTCGCGCGACGCGGCAAGCAAGGGCGCTCCCGATCCTGAACGACCTGAAGGCGTGGCTCGACGCGGCACTCGGGACGGCGTTGCCCAAGTCGGCCCTGGGGGCCGCGATCCGGTACGTGGCGAATCACTGGGCCGCGTTCGTCCGGTACACCGAGGACGGGCGACTCTCGATCGATAATAACCTGAGCGAGCGAACGCTCCGGCTGATCGCCGTGGGTCGGAGCAATTGGAAGTTCGTGGGCAGTGCGAAGGCCGGTGCGCACGCCGCGGTTCACTTCTCGGTGGTGGGCACGTGTCGGCACTTGGGTCTCGATGCGACGGCATACCTGCGTGAGGTTCTTCCGGCCCTTCATGCGTTGGGCGAGAAGCCGACGGCGGACCAACTCGCACCTCTTCTGCCCGACGTGTGGGCGAAGCGTCAACAATCCCGACTCCTCGTCGCGTAA
- the tnpB gene encoding IS66 family insertion sequence element accessory protein TnpB, which translates to MQRLERGRYHFPTPTDRKLELTATEFAMILDGIDVSHVRRFKRFTPAPVQARAT; encoded by the coding sequence ATCCAGCGACTCGAGCGCGGGCGTTACCACTTCCCCACCCCGACCGACCGCAAACTCGAACTCACCGCCACCGAGTTCGCCATGATCCTCGACGGCATCGACGTGTCCCACGTCCGGCGGTTCAAGCGATTCACGCCCGCCCCGGTACAAGCTCGCGCTACTTGA
- the tnpC gene encoding IS66 family transposase: MGADSPLPNDVPTLQDLVRGLRAESAELRTQLRDQAQQFQRTIDELRAEVAALKAKLDRATTHRFGRRSERTPKPPKSPGDPTVKRRHDHGRASLPAHLPRRDTVLDLTPEERRCPGCGGDRVCIGQTQTEQLDCDPTPYFVRRTIRKTYACPQCPTTVPVEERIRTATPSTVGPINKGLCGPGVLAEVIVGKYLDHLPLHRQVARIARAGVTVAESTLGDWMKQSAVLLTPLYQLMLERVRACPVIWSDDTRSRFAKPGERTMPQGHFWVTIGDPTVPYTLFHFTTGYDAATGPDRFLGGFRGHVHADCLAQYNGLFANGAKHVACWAHARRKFLAAGDVATEAVEFIHRLYHLEHQLAPPDTPERIAARHATRQSQAVPVLNDLKAWLDAALVAALPKSAVAIAIRYVANHWAAFVRYTEDGRLSLDNNLSERTLRLIAVGRSNWKFVGSAKAGERSAVHYSVVGTCRHLGLDAAAYLRQVLPALHALGEKPTADQLEPLLPDVWAKRQQSRPLAA, encoded by the coding sequence ATGGGCGCCGACTCACCGCTGCCGAACGACGTGCCGACCCTCCAGGACCTGGTGCGTGGGCTCCGGGCCGAGAGCGCCGAACTCCGCACGCAGCTCCGGGACCAGGCCCAGCAGTTCCAACGCACCATCGACGAGTTGCGGGCCGAGGTCGCGGCATTAAAGGCGAAGTTGGATCGGGCGACGACGCACCGCTTCGGGCGCCGGTCCGAACGCACACCGAAGCCACCGAAGAGCCCCGGCGACCCGACCGTGAAGCGGCGGCACGACCACGGGCGTGCGTCCCTCCCGGCCCACCTGCCGCGCCGTGACACGGTCCTCGATCTGACGCCCGAGGAGCGCCGCTGTCCGGGTTGCGGCGGGGACCGCGTGTGCATCGGTCAGACCCAGACCGAGCAACTCGATTGCGACCCGACCCCGTACTTCGTGCGGCGCACGATCCGCAAAACCTACGCCTGCCCGCAGTGCCCCACAACCGTCCCGGTCGAGGAGCGAATCCGAACCGCCACGCCGAGCACCGTCGGGCCGATCAACAAGGGGCTGTGCGGTCCCGGCGTGCTGGCCGAGGTCATCGTCGGGAAGTACTTGGATCACCTGCCGCTGCACCGTCAGGTCGCCCGGATCGCACGCGCGGGTGTGACGGTCGCCGAGAGTACCTTGGGCGATTGGATGAAACAGTCGGCGGTCCTGCTGACGCCGCTGTACCAGTTGATGCTCGAGCGGGTGCGTGCGTGCCCGGTGATCTGGTCCGACGACACCCGCTCGCGGTTCGCCAAGCCCGGTGAACGAACGATGCCGCAGGGCCACTTCTGGGTGACGATCGGGGATCCAACCGTTCCGTACACGCTCTTCCACTTCACGACCGGTTACGATGCCGCGACCGGACCGGATCGGTTCCTCGGGGGCTTCCGGGGCCACGTGCATGCCGATTGCCTCGCACAGTACAACGGCCTGTTTGCCAACGGGGCCAAGCACGTCGCGTGTTGGGCTCACGCCCGCCGTAAGTTCCTCGCCGCCGGGGACGTCGCGACCGAGGCGGTCGAGTTCATCCACCGGTTGTATCACCTCGAGCACCAACTCGCGCCGCCCGACACCCCGGAACGCATCGCCGCCCGTCACGCCACGCGGCAATCGCAGGCGGTCCCGGTGTTGAATGACCTGAAGGCGTGGCTCGACGCGGCGCTCGTGGCCGCGCTGCCGAAATCGGCGGTTGCCATCGCGATCCGGTACGTGGCGAACCACTGGGCCGCGTTCGTCCGGTACACCGAGGACGGGCGTCTGTCGCTGGACAATAACCTCAGTGAGAGAACGCTCCGGCTCATCGCCGTGGGTCGGAGCAATTGGAAGTTCGTGGGCAGTGCGAAGGCGGGTGAGCGGTCCGCGGTCCACTACTCGGTGGTGGGCACGTGTCGGCACCTGGGCCTGGACGCGGCGGCCTACCTGCGCCAGGTTCTTCCGGCCCTTCATGCGTTGGGCGAGAAGCCGACCGCGGACCAACTCGAACCTCTTCTGCCCGATGTGTGGGCGAAACGCCAACAATCACGTCCCCTCGCCGCGTAG